A genome region from Jeongeupia sp. HS-3 includes the following:
- a CDS encoding L-serine ammonia-lyase, which translates to MFSMFDLYKIGIGPSSSHTVGPMTAGKQFADELAGKGLSASVDRIVAKVHGSLALTGKGHQTDQAIVGGLAGNLPNTVDIELLPRLFASVTATGMLPLAGGGNVKYEEVFDSSNLPLHENGMQILAFSSDTPVMSKIYYSIGGGFIVDEEGFGKQKLGKVAVPYPYQSAEDLLRHCEETGMSFSSVIRENERVLHTDAEISDYFKRVWQTMQASMARGMEQEGYLPGPLKVPRRAAAMRYRLARNTSGGTSMMAEMDWINLFAMAVSEENAAGGRVVTAPTNGACGIVPAVLAYYDRFISPLDDEACSRFFLASAAIGSLYKMNASISGAEVGCQGEVGVACSMAAAGLAELLGASPAQVCIAAEIGMEHNLGLTCDPVGGQVQVPCIERNAIAAVKAVNATRMALCRISEPRVSLDKVIATMYATGKDMDPKYRETSCGGLAKFITVHRV; encoded by the coding sequence ATGTTCAGCATGTTCGACTTGTACAAAATCGGTATTGGCCCATCGAGCTCGCATACCGTCGGCCCGATGACGGCGGGCAAGCAATTTGCCGATGAACTCGCCGGCAAGGGCTTGAGCGCATCGGTCGACCGCATCGTCGCCAAAGTGCACGGCTCGCTGGCGCTGACCGGCAAGGGCCACCAGACCGATCAGGCCATTGTCGGCGGCCTGGCCGGCAATCTGCCGAACACGGTCGATATCGAGTTGTTGCCCAGGCTTTTCGCCAGCGTCACGGCCACCGGCATGCTGCCGCTGGCCGGTGGCGGCAACGTCAAGTATGAGGAGGTGTTCGACAGCAGCAATCTGCCTTTGCACGAAAACGGCATGCAGATTCTGGCCTTCAGTAGCGACACACCGGTGATGAGCAAGATTTACTACTCGATTGGTGGCGGTTTCATCGTCGATGAAGAGGGCTTCGGCAAGCAGAAACTGGGCAAGGTCGCTGTGCCTTATCCCTATCAGAGTGCGGAGGATCTGCTGCGTCATTGCGAGGAAACCGGCATGTCGTTCTCCAGCGTGATTCGCGAGAACGAACGCGTGCTGCATACCGATGCCGAGATCAGCGATTACTTCAAGCGGGTGTGGCAGACCATGCAGGCGAGCATGGCGCGCGGCATGGAGCAGGAGGGTTATCTGCCCGGCCCGCTCAAGGTGCCGCGTCGCGCTGCGGCGATGCGTTACCGCTTGGCCCGCAATACGTCAGGCGGCACCTCGATGATGGCCGAAATGGACTGGATCAACCTGTTCGCGATGGCGGTGTCCGAAGAAAACGCCGCCGGCGGCCGTGTCGTCACGGCGCCGACCAATGGGGCTTGCGGCATCGTTCCGGCGGTACTGGCGTATTACGACCGTTTTATCAGCCCGCTGGACGATGAAGCGTGCAGCCGCTTTTTCCTTGCTTCGGCCGCGATTGGTTCGCTTTACAAAATGAACGCGTCGATCTCCGGTGCCGAAGTGGGCTGTCAGGGCGAAGTCGGCGTGGCGTGTTCGATGGCCGCCGCCGGTCTGGCCGAGCTGCTTGGCGCCAGCCCGGCGCAGGTGTGCATCGCGGCGGAAATCGGCATGGAGCACAATCTGGGGCTGACGTGCGACCCGGTCGGCGGTCAGGTACAGGTGCCGTGCATCGAGCGCAATGCCATCGCCGCGGTCAAGGCGGTCAACGCCACGCGCATGGCGCTGTGCCGGATCAGCGAACCGCGCGTGTCGCTGGATAAGGTGATCGCAACGATGTACGCCACCGGCAAGGACATGGATCCGAAGTACCGCGAAACA
- a CDS encoding serine/threonine transporter, with translation MRAATTIDVSIDQDAIASPGTAPVANASTWRKQDTVWMLGLYGTAVGAGTLFLPIDAGLGGFWPLVLMALLALPMTYFSHRALTRFVLSGSSRKGEDITEVVEEHFGTGAGKLITLLYFFAIFPILLVYSVAVTNTVSSFIVNQLGWQAPPRAVLSLALILGLMLIVRCGERVIVKTMSVLVFPFVAVLLMMSLYMIPHWQVGEFIHHSASATPVDFLKTLWLAIPVMVFSFNHSPIISTFAVDQKREYGKDADKKSGRILVLAHTLMVVTVMFFVFSCVFALSSADLAAAKAQNISILSYLANQFNQPIIQYAAPLIAFVAITKSFLGHYIGASEGLKGIVVKELRSRGKQIEDKKLNRYTAIFMVLVAWLVATLNPSILTMIESMGGPVIAILLFLMPMYAIHKVPAMRKYSGAVSNIFVVTIGVITISAALYSLL, from the coding sequence ATGCGAGCAGCCACCACCATCGATGTGAGCATCGATCAAGACGCCATCGCATCCCCCGGTACTGCGCCGGTAGCCAATGCATCGACGTGGCGCAAGCAGGATACGGTCTGGATGTTGGGCCTGTACGGCACCGCCGTTGGCGCCGGGACGTTATTCCTGCCGATCGACGCTGGCCTGGGCGGTTTCTGGCCGCTGGTGCTTATGGCGCTGCTGGCTTTGCCCATGACGTATTTTTCGCACCGCGCACTGACCCGTTTCGTGCTGTCGGGCTCGTCCAGAAAGGGCGAGGACATCACCGAGGTGGTCGAAGAACACTTCGGCACCGGCGCCGGCAAGCTGATCACACTGCTGTATTTCTTCGCGATCTTCCCGATCCTGCTGGTTTACAGCGTTGCGGTCACCAATACCGTCAGCAGCTTCATCGTCAACCAGCTTGGCTGGCAGGCGCCGCCGCGCGCCGTATTGTCGCTGGCGCTGATTCTGGGACTGATGCTGATCGTGCGCTGCGGCGAACGTGTGATCGTCAAAACCATGAGCGTGCTGGTGTTCCCGTTCGTGGCCGTGTTGCTGATGATGTCGCTGTACATGATTCCGCACTGGCAGGTCGGTGAATTCATCCATCACAGCGCTTCGGCTACGCCGGTTGATTTCCTCAAGACGCTCTGGCTGGCGATCCCGGTCATGGTGTTCTCGTTCAATCACTCGCCGATCATTTCGACCTTTGCGGTGGATCAGAAGCGTGAATACGGCAAGGATGCCGACAAGAAGAGCGGTCGAATCTTGGTGCTGGCCCATACGCTGATGGTCGTCACCGTGATGTTCTTTGTGTTCAGCTGCGTGTTCGCGCTGTCGTCGGCCGATCTGGCTGCTGCCAAGGCGCAGAACATTTCCATCCTGTCTTATCTGGCCAACCAGTTTAATCAGCCGATCATTCAGTACGCGGCGCCGCTGATTGCCTTCGTGGCAATCACCAAGTCTTTCCTCGGTCATTACATTGGCGCCAGCGAAGGCTTGAAGGGCATTGTGGTCAAGGAACTGCGCAGCCGCGGCAAGCAGATCGAAGACAAAAAGCTCAACCGTTACACCGCGATTTTCATGGTGCTGGTGGCCTGGCTGGTGGCAACGCTCAATCCGTCCATCCTGACGATGATTGAGTCGATGGGCGGCCCGGTGATTGCGATCCTGCTGTTCCTGATGCCGATGTACGCAATTCACAAGGTGCCGGCGATGCGCAAGTATTCGGGCGCTGTCAGCAACATCTTCGTGGTGACGATCGGTGTGATTACGATCTCCGCCGCTCTTTATTCACTGCTCTAA
- a CDS encoding iron-containing alcohol dehydrogenase, whose translation MKNFSFHNPNRIHFGQGQIAQIGTEIAAGSRVLLVYGGGSIKRNGVYDQVIAALAGRTVVEFAGVGANPEFDTLMRAVALGKEKQVDWVLGVGGGSVLDGSKFIAAALALDPAIDPWLIVGNKTPLHSALPIGCVLTLPATGSESNFTGVITRRETQDKLSFKNPAVFPRFCVMDPTVISSLPPRQLGNGLVDAFVHTTEQYLTFPQEARVQDRLAEGILSTLTEVAPVLLKDQADYDAQANFMWSANQAMFGLVPLGQTLDWATHAIGHELTVLYGLDHAQTLAVTLPSLWRYTFDAKRAKLAQYGRRVWNLNGDDEAVAHAAIDATRAYFESVGVKTRLTDYGIDAEAAAAGVEAQLIRHKRIALGEHADLTPADCRAIVLGAA comes from the coding sequence GTGAAGAACTTCAGTTTCCACAACCCCAACCGCATCCACTTCGGCCAGGGACAGATCGCCCAGATCGGCACCGAGATCGCCGCCGGCTCGCGCGTGCTGCTGGTCTATGGCGGCGGCAGCATCAAGCGCAACGGGGTTTACGATCAGGTGATCGCCGCACTGGCCGGGCGCACCGTGGTCGAATTTGCCGGCGTTGGCGCCAATCCGGAGTTCGACACGCTGATGCGCGCGGTCGCGCTGGGTAAAGAAAAGCAAGTCGACTGGGTGCTGGGCGTCGGCGGCGGCTCGGTGCTCGACGGCAGCAAGTTCATCGCCGCCGCACTCGCGCTCGACCCGGCAATCGACCCTTGGCTGATCGTCGGTAACAAGACGCCGCTGCACTCGGCCTTGCCGATCGGCTGTGTGCTGACCTTGCCGGCGACCGGCTCGGAGAGCAACTTCACCGGCGTGATCACCCGCCGCGAAACGCAGGACAAACTCTCGTTCAAGAATCCGGCCGTGTTCCCGCGCTTTTGCGTGATGGACCCGACCGTGATCAGCTCGCTGCCGCCGCGCCAGCTCGGCAACGGTCTGGTCGATGCCTTTGTGCACACCACCGAGCAATACCTGACCTTTCCGCAGGAAGCACGCGTGCAGGACAGGCTGGCCGAGGGCATTCTCTCGACCCTGACCGAGGTCGCGCCGGTGCTGCTCAAGGATCAGGCCGATTACGATGCGCAGGCCAATTTCATGTGGTCGGCCAATCAGGCGATGTTCGGTCTGGTGCCGCTGGGCCAGACGCTAGACTGGGCCACGCACGCGATCGGCCACGAGCTGACCGTGCTGTACGGGCTCGACCATGCGCAAACGCTGGCGGTAACGCTACCCAGCCTGTGGCGCTACACCTTCGACGCCAAGCGCGCCAAGCTGGCGCAGTACGGCCGGCGTGTCTGGAATCTGAACGGCGACGACGAGGCGGTCGCGCACGCGGCGATTGACGCGACCCGCGCTTATTTCGAATCGGTCGGCGTCAAGACCCGGCTCACCGACTACGGCATCGACGCCGAAGCCGCCGCGGCCGGCGTCGAAGCGCAACTGATCCGCCACAAGCGGATCGCACTTGGCGAGCACGCCGACCTGACCCCGGCCGATTGCCGCGCCATCGTTCTTGGCGCGGCCTGA
- the phnD gene encoding phosphate/phosphite/phosphonate ABC transporter substrate-binding protein: protein MLLAGTAHADLTLGLLAGKGEGDVAADWQPVASDLSRALGQPVKIIAVKDDAELLRRFANKEIQIARANTGAALSLIEQGNGEIFARLALTGGVAEYRSLLLVRNDGPADLDALLRDKQRWRIGCGNVTSTAGYVIPAYHAFAKRNVLLEPFFREVKTGNAEDNFRALAEKRVDVAVSNSDDLDKLRETYPRDFKTMRVLWQSPSFSYDPLVYRKDLPAATRATIARFFLDYGRKGANTAQEKTKLYYADQLSGFLPSGNRQLREVTDLQLYFELFKLTLAKSTGAEREAREKQLYRRYNQLVAVLGGPK from the coding sequence TTGCTGCTCGCAGGCACGGCGCATGCCGATCTCACGCTTGGCCTGCTGGCCGGCAAGGGAGAAGGCGATGTGGCCGCCGATTGGCAGCCCGTCGCCAGCGACCTCTCCCGCGCGCTTGGCCAGCCGGTGAAGATCATTGCGGTCAAGGACGATGCCGAGCTGCTGCGCCGCTTTGCCAACAAGGAAATCCAGATCGCTCGTGCCAACACCGGCGCGGCGCTCTCGCTGATCGAACAAGGCAATGGTGAAATCTTTGCCCGGCTCGCGCTGACCGGCGGCGTGGCCGAGTATCGCTCCTTGCTGCTGGTTCGCAACGACGGCCCCGCCGATCTGGATGCGCTGCTGCGCGACAAGCAGCGCTGGCGCATCGGTTGCGGCAACGTGACCTCGACCGCCGGCTACGTGATCCCCGCCTATCACGCCTTCGCCAAGCGCAATGTGCTGCTCGAACCGTTTTTCCGTGAAGTGAAAACCGGCAACGCCGAAGACAATTTCCGCGCACTGGCCGAGAAGCGCGTCGACGTGGCGGTGAGCAATAGCGACGATCTGGACAAGCTGCGCGAAACCTATCCGCGCGATTTCAAGACCATGCGCGTGCTGTGGCAATCGCCGTCGTTCTCGTACGACCCGCTGGTGTACCGCAAGGATCTACCGGCGGCGACCCGCGCGACCATCGCCCGGTTCTTCCTCGATTACGGTCGCAAGGGCGCGAACACCGCGCAGGAAAAAACCAAACTTTATTACGCCGACCAGCTCTCGGGTTTCCTGCCGTCGGGCAATCGCCAGCTGCGCGAAGTCACCGACCTGCAGCTTTACTTCGAGCTGTTCAAGCTCACGCTGGCGAAATCGACCGGCGCCGAGCGCGAGGCGCGCGAGAAGCAGCTCTATCGCCGCTATAACCAGCTGGTCGCCGTGCTGGGTGGCCCCAAGTAG
- a CDS encoding sodium-dependent transporter: MSDTANRANWGSKVGFILAASGSAVGLGAIWKFPYVAGKNGGGAFLIAYLVCVFTIGIALLLAEMVIGRTAKKSATTAFRDLKGGLWPWAGRLSVLCIFIILSYYCVVGGWTIAYIFRSITGEALTSDTKALSAAFGSFIANPGQALGYTAAFLGITVAVVMGGVEKGIERMSKVLMPALFILMLVLIARSLTLPGAWDGVKYFITPDFSKLTASMIVDALGLAFFSLSLGGGMIIAYGSYLPQDTKLVGATLWVSSLATLACVLAGLMVLPAVFAFHVDPAAGPGLTFITMPAIFAQMPFGQFFAIAFFLLLLFAALTSSVSILEPIVSFLIDEFGWARKTSTFAVAIASFVIGIPAALSFGPMADVQLFGKSPFDLMDYVASNMMMPAGGLFVALFVGWAIWPKIRHELTAQGSTAVLPAFRLICAVIAPIVIGVIWYHNL; encoded by the coding sequence ATGTCTGACACCGCCAACCGGGCGAACTGGGGTTCCAAAGTGGGCTTCATCCTCGCCGCCTCGGGCTCTGCCGTCGGCCTCGGCGCCATCTGGAAGTTTCCCTATGTCGCCGGCAAGAACGGCGGCGGCGCCTTCCTGATTGCCTACCTTGTCTGCGTGTTCACGATCGGCATCGCCCTGCTGCTGGCCGAAATGGTCATCGGCCGTACCGCGAAGAAATCGGCCACCACCGCCTTCCGTGACCTCAAGGGCGGGCTGTGGCCGTGGGCCGGCCGTCTGTCGGTGCTGTGCATCTTCATCATCCTCTCCTACTACTGCGTCGTCGGCGGCTGGACGATCGCCTACATCTTCCGCTCGATCACCGGCGAAGCGCTGACCAGCGACACCAAGGCGTTGTCCGCCGCCTTCGGCAGCTTCATCGCCAATCCGGGCCAGGCGCTCGGCTATACGGCAGCCTTCCTCGGCATCACCGTCGCCGTGGTCATGGGCGGGGTCGAAAAAGGTATCGAACGGATGAGCAAGGTGCTGATGCCGGCGCTGTTCATCCTGATGCTGGTGCTGATCGCGCGTTCGCTGACGCTGCCGGGTGCATGGGACGGCGTGAAGTACTTCATCACCCCGGACTTCTCCAAGCTGACCGCCAGCATGATCGTCGATGCACTGGGACTGGCGTTCTTCTCGCTCTCGCTTGGCGGCGGCATGATCATCGCCTACGGCTCCTACCTGCCGCAGGACACCAAGCTCGTCGGCGCTACGCTGTGGGTCAGCTCGCTGGCGACGCTCGCCTGCGTGCTCGCCGGGCTGATGGTGCTGCCGGCGGTGTTCGCCTTCCACGTCGATCCGGCCGCAGGCCCGGGGCTGACCTTCATCACCATGCCGGCGATTTTCGCGCAGATGCCGTTCGGCCAGTTCTTCGCGATTGCGTTCTTCTTGCTGCTGCTGTTCGCCGCGCTGACGTCGTCGGTGTCCATCCTCGAGCCCATCGTCTCCTTCCTGATCGACGAGTTCGGCTGGGCCCGCAAGACCTCGACCTTCGCGGTGGCGATTGCCTCGTTCGTGATCGGCATTCCGGCGGCGCTGTCGTTCGGGCCGATGGCCGACGTACAGCTGTTCGGCAAGTCGCCGTTCGACCTGATGGACTACGTTGCCTCGAACATGATGATGCCGGCCGGCGGCCTCTTCGTCGCGCTGTTCGTCGGCTGGGCGATCTGGCCGAAAATCCGCCACGAGCTGACCGCCCAGGGCTCGACCGCGGTGCTGCCGGCATTCCGGCTGATTTGCGCGGTTATCGCGCCTATCGTGATTGGCGTGATCTGGTATCACAACCTCTGA
- a CDS encoding PAS domain S-box protein, giving the protein MSRLSAAQRHVSRPLALALIVLMMGLALSWLVSQLLVRTEQRALEVRFRAEAQSVTGQLARSVAQDLGALRAVSRFMALSTSVSASEFGLFVEPYLGTFGGMAWVRLEPALGESRMRVRYAEPGGSRGGFVGTDLTADPTRGPVLRRALQRRGPATSATMPLRGDYIGEQGFAMAIPVFRPGNDQALGFVWGTYRLKLVQELLTRLGEEHGFVLALEDEGGKTIIASGKVDQTGLSTYFQPVLIGDRALTLRVNAANGFVKKGDWIDAASLWGPGILIPALLALLVYVLANRQRYAEALAASRARALTQSEQRLRRIFHAIDDALFLVDARWSVRKANQAGEALLADWRVEQGEAVGAFAGVAAQAGLDEAITALLAGGEPFHLDRVIDGRSYAVSGVPVARDSAEFDDVLIRISDQSEQRRTLLELQDTRAYLGNVLDAASRVSIIATDAKGTVELFNRGAEHLLGYRADEVIGSASILHFLVDDEVDARTAELSDELGHAVGRFEALTLVAERNGMDARMWTHLTRDGILRQVELTVTRILDAQGAHVGYLCIGVDTTERRAAEAALIRRDQLLSKLSERVPGLIYQFQRFPDGRAVFPYASDGIKAIYGISPEAAAADAKVVLERIVAEDMPALIESVEESSRNLSLWRCDYRVDLPQRGVRWLRGESSPERQDDGSTIWYGFISDITEQKKASDQIALLASVIEANSLGVLIVDACAADMPLIFVNSAFEHMTGYARHQVLGKNCRFLQGGDHLQPEIETLRHMIAERRTGRVRLRNYRQDGTPFWNSLSLTPLTDSQGRLTHYIGVSEDISDRVEAHHALAVSEEKFRTFFESSPVGMALIRHSDGHFVDANTAFCQLLGYGVGELRATTLAMITPPEYAAQDSELINELYRQQRYGPYEKEYLHRDGRRVPVLINGFLMPGKEGGQGLAWCIAEDISEQKRLQRELEHMSITDPLTQLYNRRYFNLVIEREVGRVNRSGVPLSLLMLDLDHFKRINDRFGHDIGDKVLQHFAELIRRRVRATDIFCRLGGEEFLLVCPETDFAAAEQLATQLLQSLRDEAFEVVGCVTASIGVTQYQPFERIDEALQRVDKLVYRAKDQGRDRVAVA; this is encoded by the coding sequence GTGAGTCGATTGTCCGCCGCCCAGCGCCATGTTTCGCGGCCGCTTGCACTGGCACTGATCGTACTGATGATGGGCTTGGCGCTGTCCTGGCTGGTGTCGCAGCTATTGGTGCGAACCGAGCAGCGTGCGCTGGAAGTACGCTTCCGGGCCGAGGCGCAAAGCGTGACCGGGCAGCTGGCACGCAGCGTGGCTCAGGATCTGGGCGCGCTGCGCGCCGTATCCCGATTCATGGCCTTGTCAACGTCGGTGTCGGCGAGCGAATTCGGCCTTTTCGTCGAACCCTATCTTGGCACCTTCGGCGGCATGGCGTGGGTTCGGCTTGAACCGGCGCTGGGCGAATCACGGATGCGGGTTCGCTATGCCGAGCCGGGCGGATCGCGGGGCGGTTTTGTCGGCACCGATCTGACCGCCGATCCCACGCGCGGCCCGGTGTTGCGGCGGGCACTGCAGCGGCGCGGCCCGGCAACGTCGGCAACGATGCCGTTGCGCGGTGATTACATCGGCGAGCAGGGCTTTGCGATGGCAATTCCGGTCTTTCGTCCCGGCAACGATCAAGCGCTGGGTTTTGTCTGGGGTACTTACCGGCTCAAGCTGGTGCAGGAGTTGCTCACCCGTTTGGGCGAGGAGCACGGTTTTGTATTGGCGCTGGAGGATGAGGGCGGGAAGACCATCATCGCCAGTGGCAAGGTCGATCAGACCGGTCTGTCCACCTATTTTCAGCCCGTGCTGATCGGCGATCGGGCGCTGACGCTGCGGGTGAATGCCGCGAACGGCTTTGTCAAAAAGGGCGACTGGATCGATGCCGCCAGCCTCTGGGGGCCGGGCATCCTGATCCCGGCGCTGCTGGCGCTGCTGGTTTACGTGCTGGCCAATCGCCAGCGCTATGCCGAAGCGCTGGCGGCGTCGCGCGCCCGTGCGCTGACACAGAGCGAGCAGCGGCTGCGGCGCATCTTCCACGCGATCGACGATGCGCTCTTCCTGGTCGATGCACGCTGGTCGGTGCGCAAGGCCAATCAGGCCGGCGAAGCCTTGCTGGCCGACTGGCGGGTCGAACAGGGCGAAGCTGTGGGCGCTTTTGCCGGGGTGGCCGCGCAAGCCGGGCTGGACGAGGCCATCACGGCGCTGCTGGCCGGTGGCGAACCCTTCCATCTCGACCGCGTGATCGATGGCCGCAGCTATGCCGTCTCCGGCGTACCCGTCGCCCGTGACAGCGCCGAGTTCGACGACGTACTGATCCGGATTTCGGACCAATCCGAACAGCGCCGAACCCTGCTTGAATTGCAGGATACCCGCGCCTATCTGGGCAACGTGCTGGATGCGGCGTCACGGGTCTCGATCATCGCCACCGATGCGAAGGGCACGGTCGAGCTGTTCAATCGCGGCGCCGAGCATCTGCTGGGCTACCGTGCCGACGAGGTCATCGGCAGTGCATCGATACTGCACTTCCTGGTCGACGACGAGGTCGACGCGCGAACCGCCGAGCTGAGCGATGAGCTGGGCCACGCCGTTGGCCGGTTTGAAGCGCTGACGCTGGTTGCCGAGCGCAATGGCATGGATGCGCGGATGTGGACTCATCTGACCCGAGACGGCATCCTGCGGCAGGTCGAGTTGACGGTCACGCGTATCCTCGACGCGCAAGGGGCGCATGTCGGTTATCTGTGTATCGGCGTCGATACCACCGAGCGCCGCGCCGCCGAGGCCGCGCTGATTCGCCGCGATCAGCTTTTGTCCAAATTGTCCGAGCGGGTGCCGGGGCTGATTTACCAGTTTCAGCGCTTCCCCGATGGCCGGGCGGTGTTTCCGTATGCCAGTGACGGTATCAAGGCGATTTACGGCATCAGCCCCGAAGCCGCTGCCGCCGATGCGAAGGTCGTGCTCGAGCGCATCGTTGCGGAGGACATGCCGGCGCTGATCGAATCGGTCGAAGAATCGTCACGGAATCTGAGCCTGTGGCGCTGTGACTATCGCGTTGATCTGCCGCAGCGTGGCGTGCGCTGGTTGCGCGGCGAATCATCGCCGGAGCGTCAGGACGATGGCAGCACGATCTGGTACGGCTTTATTTCCGATATTACCGAGCAGAAAAAAGCCAGCGACCAGATTGCGCTGCTGGCCAGCGTGATCGAGGCCAATTCGCTTGGCGTGCTGATCGTCGATGCCTGTGCAGCGGATATGCCGCTGATCTTCGTCAATTCGGCATTTGAGCATATGACCGGCTACGCGCGTCATCAGGTGCTGGGGAAGAATTGCCGCTTTCTGCAGGGTGGTGATCATCTGCAGCCGGAAATCGAAACGCTGCGGCACATGATTGCCGAGCGCCGCACCGGCCGGGTGCGTTTGCGCAATTATCGCCAGGACGGTACGCCGTTCTGGAATTCGCTGTCGCTGACGCCGCTCACCGACAGTCAGGGCCGGCTGACTCACTACATCGGTGTCAGCGAGGACATCAGCGATCGGGTCGAGGCGCATCATGCGCTGGCGGTTAGCGAGGAGAAATTCCGCACCTTCTTCGAGTCGTCGCCGGTCGGCATGGCGCTGATCCGCCATAGTGACGGTCATTTCGTCGATGCAAACACGGCGTTCTGCCAGCTGCTCGGTTACGGCGTTGGCGAGCTGCGGGCGACGACGCTGGCAATGATCACACCACCCGAATATGCCGCGCAGGATAGCGAGCTGATCAACGAGCTGTACCGCCAGCAGCGCTACGGCCCGTACGAGAAGGAGTACCTGCATCGCGACGGCCGCCGCGTGCCGGTGCTGATCAACGGCTTCCTGATGCCGGGCAAGGAGGGCGGGCAGGGGCTGGCGTGGTGTATTGCCGAGGATATTTCCGAGCAGAAGCGCTTGCAGCGCGAGCTGGAGCACATGTCGATTACCGATCCGCTCACCCAGCTCTACAACCGCCGTTATTTCAATCTGGTGATCGAGCGCGAAGTGGGCCGGGTCAACCGCAGTGGCGTGCCTTTGTCGCTGTTGATGCTTGATCTCGACCACTTCAAGCGCATCAACGACCGCTTCGGCCATGACATCGGCGACAAGGTGCTGCAGCACTTTGCCGAACTGATTCGCCGGCGTGTCAGAGCGACCGATATTTTCTGCCGTCTGGGCGGCGAGGAGTTCCTGCTCGTCTGCCCGGAAACGGATTTCGCCGCCGCCGAGCAACTGGCAACGCAGCTGCTGCAATCGTTGCGCGACGAAGCGTTTGAAGTGGTCGGGTGCGTCACCGCAAGCATAGGCGTCACCCAGTATCAGCCGTTCGAGCGGATCGACGAGGCGCTCCAGCGCGTGGACAAGCTGGTGTACCGCGCCAAGGATCAGGGCCGGGACCGGGTCGCCGTGGCTTGA
- the tsaA gene encoding tRNA (N6-threonylcarbamoyladenosine(37)-N6)-methyltransferase TrmO, whose product MNTETFSISPLGYLATPFADKFGIPRQPRLAPHAIGTLRLLPPYDRSEAVRELGSFSHAWLTFIFHQTKGKWQPTVRPPRLGGNTRVGVFASRSPFRPNALGLSLVELAGIDTHDGVTLRFRGVDLVDGTPIVDIKPYLPYAESVPDAAGGFADASPPSLAVRYEERAIAQLSVALRQHPQLARLIDEVLAQDPRPAYADDPARSYGVRLYCYDVKFRVAEGFAHVDAIDLVG is encoded by the coding sequence GTGAACACTGAAACTTTTTCAATCTCGCCGCTGGGCTATCTGGCAACACCCTTTGCCGACAAATTCGGCATCCCGCGTCAGCCGCGCCTCGCGCCGCACGCAATCGGCACGCTGCGTTTATTGCCGCCTTATGATCGTAGCGAAGCCGTACGCGAGCTGGGTTCTTTTTCTCACGCCTGGCTGACATTCATCTTTCACCAAACCAAAGGGAAATGGCAACCCACCGTGCGGCCGCCTCGTCTGGGCGGCAACACGCGTGTCGGTGTCTTCGCCAGCCGCAGCCCGTTCCGCCCCAATGCGCTCGGCCTTTCGCTGGTCGAGCTTGCCGGTATCGATACCCACGATGGTGTAACACTGCGTTTTCGCGGTGTTGACCTTGTCGACGGCACGCCCATCGTCGACATCAAGCCCTACCTGCCCTATGCCGAAAGTGTGCCCGATGCGGCCGGCGGCTTTGCCGACGCCTCGCCGCCATCGCTGGCCGTGCGCTACGAAGAACGCGCGATCGCCCAACTGTCCGTCGCCCTGCGGCAGCACCCGCAACTGGCCAGGCTGATCGACGAAGTGCTGGCCCAAGACCCGCGCCCAGCCTACGCCGATGATCCCGCCCGCAGTTACGGCGTGCGGCTTTATTGTTATGACGTGAAATTTCGCGTCGCCGAGGGCTTTGCCCACGTCGACGCCATCGACCTTGTTGGATAA